Within Anolis sagrei isolate rAnoSag1 chromosome 3, rAnoSag1.mat, whole genome shotgun sequence, the genomic segment ttgttacatcccggatagactactgcaacgcgctctacgtggggttgcccttgaagactgttcggaaactccaactagtccagcgtgcggcagccagattgctcaccggagcgacatacagggagcataccacccccctgttgtgccagctccactggctgccggttcaattccgagcacaattcaaggtgctggtcttaacctacaaaaccctatacggttctggtccagtgtatctgtccgaacgtctctccctctacgtcccacctcggagtttgagatcatctggggaggccctgctctcgacctcaccactctcacaagtgaggctggtggggacgagaagcagggccttctcagtggtggccccccacctgtggaattcactcccgggggaaatcagaacagcaccaaccctcctctccttcaggaggagggtgaagacatggctgtggaaccaggcctttgggcaaccaggcaattagacaatgacaaccaaataagacaatcagatgtgtgagatcggcaggattgtcgaaatggaaccaaaacagatctttgagttaattgtacactgatgggtaggaggaagttccaggtttgtattgtttttactgattttatcattttactgattttattggataatgttgaattgtgggaatttgtactgttatattttttgtgatgattgtttgtgtagcaggcgtctaagtgcgccttgcagctgtaagccgccctgggtccccttcggggtgagaagggcggggtacaagaaccccaaataaataaataaataataaatattaaggggtcgtgacattaagaaggttgagaaccactgctctactggtCTCAAGGCAATGCACGTGGCATTCCACATCacacaaatgaacaacaaccctACTCCACAACTCCTCAACAAACCTACAGGGTGGGACAGTCTGAGAAGATGACATTAGCCTAGTCTACATATTTTTCCTGGCTCCTGATTCAAGTTAACAGGTCACCAAATCCCCCCCATGAGCCATCATTAATTCCTCCTCGTACCTGTTCACCAGGTTGTTCAGCCGGCTGGCTTGCGGGATTGTGGAGTCTTCTCCGTTGACGTTCATCTTGGTTGGGGACTGCAGGTCCAGGTTCTCTGGCTCCATGGGTTGCTGGCAGGTCAGGGAAGGGGCGTAGGACTGCGGGGAGAGGGTCCCGGCTTCGTTCTGCTCGGGGCCGTCTTGCTTGGCACTCTGGTTGAGCGAGTTGAGGACAATGAACTTGTACTTCTTCCAGTTGCACGCCTTGGGGTCCGTGGGGCTCTTGGCGGCGAGGGAGCCGGCCCCTTGGCCGATGCAGGCGTTCTTGCTGCTGCTGGACTCGGTCGGAGAGTTGGGCTGGCAGTCCGACTTCTGGGGGCTCTGGGGGCTGATCAGGACCTTGCGGTTCACGGGCGCGTTGCTCGGCTCATAGCGCGGCCCCATCTCGTCCTCCGCGTGGCTCCGCTCCTCCTCTTTGCTTGCCTTGTCGCAGGCGAAGTAGCCGTTGTTCCGGGTCAAAGGGGTGGCGGGTTTGGGTCCGGTGGCGGAGGCGGCGCTGTAGCGCATGTCGCTCTTGACCTCTTCAGCAGCAGCTTCTTTCGGGGAGTAGATGGCATTGTGGCACGTGCCGGGAGAAGCGTCGGCTGTTGTCCGGGTATAATCGGCGGAGCATGTCCGGGACACGCCGCAAGGCAGCGCTCGCTCCCTCTGGAAAGTGTTGGCCCTGGACATGTCCGGCAGCGGCATCCTAGCCTCTTCGTCCGAGAACAGGTAGCCGCCGACGGGCACCGGGCTGTATCCAGTGTAGGAGATTGGGGACCCCGAAAGGCCGTTGTACAAGCCGGGGATGTAGGCCCGCCCATCACAAATGGGGCCGCTCCGGAGGGGCAGGCCGCTTTCGGACATTTCCCGGGCCCTGTATGCCATCATCTCCGGATGGCTCAGCATGCGGCTGGCGAGGAATTCTTCCCGTGGAGCTTTCACAGCCGAGACCAGCTCTGCTTCGCTGAAGAGGGCAAagcggggagggagagaaagggaaaatgaaTACCAGGCAGTCCTCGACttccaaacatccaacttacatcatAGTTAAGAAAGagcatgctacccatgctctatgaACCATCATATGCCGACCTCATGTATTTCATTAAGTTTACTTAGGTAAGGTTTTGTCAGCTCCTTCCTccgaaatacagcctacagcatacAGTCTCagttgatggtctcccatccaagtactaaccagggctgaccctgcttagtatCCGAGGTCAGATGGGAACTGGTGCCTTCAGGATGAAATGCCGACCTCGTGTATTTCATTAAGTTTACTTAAGCAAAGTTTTGTCAGTTCCCTCATCTAAAATACAGCCTACATCATACAGTCTCagttgatggtctcccatccaagtactaacccgggctgaccctgcttagcatctgagatcaggtgggatctggtgccttcaggatgCCGACCTCGTGTATTTCATTAAGTTTACTTAAGCaaagttttgtcagttccttcatcTAAAATACAGCCTACATCATACAGTCTCagttgatggtctcccatccaagtactaaccagggctgaccctgcttagcatctgagatcaggtgggatctggtgccttcaggatgCCGACCTCGTGTATTTCATTAAGTTTACTTAAGTaaggttttgtcagttccttcctccgaaatacagcctacagtctCCGtagatggtctcccatccaagtactaaccagggctgaccctgcttagcatctgaGATCAGGTGGGATCTAGTGCCTTCAGGATGAAATGCATTAGAAATGCATGAGGAACAGAGAGAGGGGATATGTCCCACTCAAGTTCTCCACCAAGGTGGACCGATCCGGAGCCACTCACCTTGAGTTGACCAGCCTTCGGCAGGTGTCCACCACATGCTCCATCTGCAGGTAAAGGGCGGTGGTCATGACGGCCATGATGTTGCCTTCCCGCAGGTTGAGGCGGGAGGTGTACATGAAGTCCAAGAGGATGCCAAAGCCTTCCGGGTTGATCTCGGGATCCAGGTTGATGACGTTCAAATTGCACTTCAACTGATCCGTGAAAATGCTGTAGAAAAGGCCGCTGGAAGGAAAACGAGACGGAAAGACATTCAGACTTGGAAGGAGTTAGACTGAGATCAGGCTTGTAAGGTCGGAGGGTCATTTCTGACTCCTTCCAGTCTTGGAATGCCCCATCCTGCCTATGCTTTGTGGAAACTGGGGGTAATTTGGGGGGAAAACACATGGTGATTTTCTACCATTTACAAAGCTGACTTTGGAGGGTTTTAGTCTCTTTtaagcaggcacaggcaaacttcagccctccctccaggtgttaggaatggtggtaaccgaagtccaaaacacctggagggctgaagcttgccTGTGCCTGCTTTAAACAAATCCATTAAGAGTTAAAAATGGGGAAACAGTGAGTGTTTGGTATTCACCAGGTTTTGGCTTCATGATCCCCTGTGGATATCAACATCCAGAGATGCCCAACTCCCATTATATATATTAGTGTAGTAAAATCACTTTCCTTAAGATCATGagaagaatcagagttggaagagaccacgtcggtcatctagtccaaccccctgccacgcaggaaaagaacaatcaaagcaccaccgacagatgAAATTTCCTGAATATCCACATAACAACTAACAACCTCTGAATACATTCTGTGCTGGTCACATAGACCTCAGATAAGGATGGCCACACATGCACTAGATAGAACATAAAATATGAATATTTGGAATGAACTTTTTCTGCCTCAACATGTGCTGTGAGTAGATTGAACTGAAAGCAGTACTGCATTTGGTGGATCCTTTGGTCGAAGTTATCGTTTGTTATGtatttgccttcctgctcagtttcagggctcattACAGCTCCTCATATAACTAGCTAATACTACCCTACTCACCACTCAAACTGGAGCTGTCTTCCTAGaactgtcagcagcctatgagactgtgaaccaccgtctcctcctgagaaaaatgtataatatcacaaaggactaccacctcacccgcttcataggaaacctgctacaaaacaggagcttttttgttgagtttcagggccagagaagcagatggcggaaacagaagaacggcctgcctcaggggagcgtgcttgctccatccatgttcaacatctacacaaatgaccagccactgccagaagggacagagagtttcatctatgctgacgagcCTTGAGatagtagaacagaagctctccgaagctctagatgctcttactgcctattacatccctaacccatctaaaacacagacatgtgcttttcatcccaagaacagacaggcatcccgagctctgaggatcacctgggaaggaatcccactggagcattgcagcgcacccaaatacctgagagccactctggaccgtgctctgacctacaagaagcactgcctgaacatcaaacaaaaagtgggcactagaaacaatatcatacgaaagctgactgacacaacctggggatcacaaccagacacagtgaagacatctgcccttgcgctatgctactctgctgctgagtatgcatgcccagtgtggaacacatctcaccatgctaaaacagtggatgtggctcttaatgagacatgccgcattatcacggggtgtctgcgccctacaccactggagaaattacactgtctagccggtattgcaccacctcacatccgccgggaagtagtaaccaatagtgaaaggaccaaggtagagacatctccggcccatcccgtttgggtatcagccagcacatcaatgacttaaatcaagaaatagttttttaagatctacagagacactcgctggaacacctcagcaagcgagagtccaaacgtggcaggctcaaacccagaatctcaatcaatggctgataccagatgagagacacccccctggacacacagaaaactgggcgacttggaaggcactgaacagactgcgctctggcaccacaagatgcagagccaaccttaagaaatggggccacaaagtggaatccacggcatgcgagtgtggagaagagcaaaccactgaccacctgctgcaatgcatcctgagccctgccacatgcacaagggaggaccttcttgcggcaacgccagaggcactccaagtggctagatagtggtgaaaggacatttaatcaactatcaagtttgcaaactctgtgttttgtctgtttgtttttgttaaaaatataaaacaattttctggttgctgatgacatgataaataaataccactcaAACTATCCTGTGCATTAAACTTGAGTAAATATAATATTTCAAC encodes:
- the BCL6 gene encoding B-cell lymphoma 6 protein isoform X1, producing the protein MASPADSCIQFTRHASDVLLNLNRLRSRDILTDVVIIVNREQFRAHKTVLMACSGLFYSIFTDQLKCNLNVINLDPEINPEGFGILLDFMYTSRLNLREGNIMAVMTTALYLQMEHVVDTCRRLVNSSEAELVSAVKAPREEFLASRMLSHPEMMAYRAREMSESGLPLRSGPICDGRAYIPGLYNGLSGSPISYTGYSPVPVGGYLFSDEEARMPLPDMSRANTFQRERALPCGVSRTCSADYTRTTADASPGTCHNAIYSPKEAAAEEVKSDMRYSAASATGPKPATPLTRNNGYFACDKASKEEERSHAEDEMGPRYEPSNAPVNRKVLISPQSPQKSDCQPNSPTESSSSKNACIGQGAGSLAAKSPTDPKACNWKKYKFIVLNSLNQSAKQDGPEQNEAGTLSPQSYAPSLTCQQPMEPENLDLQSPTKMNVNGEDSTIPQASRLNNLVNRSLEGSPRSSEVQSPLYLHSSKCSSCGSQSPQHPEMCLHTPSSNFGEEMGETQSEYSDSSCENGTFFCNECHCRFSEEAALKRHSLQMHSDKPYKCDCCQASFRYKGNLASHKTVHTGEKPYRCSICGAQFNRPANLKTHTRIHSGEKPYKCETCGARFVQVAHLRAHVLIHTGEKPYPCEICGTRFRHLQTLKSHLRIHTGEKPYHCEKCNLHFRHKSQLRLHLRQKHGAITNTKVQYRVSAEVTPELPKAC
- the BCL6 gene encoding B-cell lymphoma 6 protein isoform X2, translated to MASPADSCIQFTRHASDVLLNLNRLRSRDILTDVVIIVNREQFRAHKTVLMACSGLFYSIFTDQLKCNLNVINLDPEINPEGFGILLDFMYTSRLNLREGNIMAVMTTALYLQMEHVVDTCRRLVNSSEAELVSAVKAPREEFLASRMLSHPEMMAYRAREMSESGLPLRSGPICDGRAYIPGLYNGLSGSPISYTGYSPVPVGGYLFSDEEARMPLPDMSRANTFQRERALPCGVSRTCSADYTRTTADASPGTCHNAIYSPKEAAAEEVKSDMRYSAASATGPKPATPLTRNNGYFACDKASKEEERSHAEDEMGPRYEPSNAPVNRKVLISPQSPQKSDCQPNSPTESSSSKNACIGQGAGSLAAKSPTDPKACNWKKYKFIVLNSLNQSAKQDGPEQNEAGTLSPQSYAPSLTCQQPMEPENLDLQSPTKMNVNGEDSTIPQASRLNNLVNRSLEGSPRSSEVQSPLYLHSSKCSSCGSQSPQHPEMCLHTPSSNFGEEMGETQSEYSDSSCGEKPYRCSICGAQFNRPANLKTHTRIHSGEKPYKCETCGARFVQVAHLRAHVLIHTGEKPYPCEICGTRFRHLQTLKSHLRIHTGEKPYHCEKCNLHFRHKSQLRLHLRQKHGAITNTKVQYRVSAEVTPELPKAC